A region from the Microcoleus sp. FACHB-672 genome encodes:
- a CDS encoding alpha-amylase family glycosyl hydrolase, which yields MSLNIFIRKTTHFVLWRPGSLEPTPALYIGTFKTSESPTFDNFREIPLKQSAQFSDLWEMPAQECDLKDGQVYYYWFKVRDTAPYSEAYQVVYCTDPMAWTVDRRFPAPVPAENGGIASFDAASVVLFKNGQLVPCDPQGQTVSWEGDADLPALPTNNRLVIYELPTRWARIDSTAEIVVGNGTFRDVLSLLVPDKTAPTFPTLNEVKNRAHLVELGVNALELLPPSDSDDKLEWGYGTGNYFAADFDLGLPDHQSEPTASTDLANLIKVCHQHGLRFFVDAVMAFSRNNPYHNISFLDFYIKWGAGDPEQGSRDGFGGDLFKYNYWVEGYHPITGEKSWFVPAREYMKAYAAHWLQYYRVDGLRLDSVNNVGNYDFLEEFKNFSRSLWRERWGNQNGADERFLVVGEELSVPLSLVRQNRLDGLWNEKFKQIIRRVILGQNAFDESSFEWSVRKLIDCRLLGFANDYEAVNYLTSHDIGGMGNERFFNWLKNNGIDHTEPRIKLAFTCLLTAVGVPMIFAGDEFADEQDLDLSNEHGNHKQIDPVNYSRVKEDWRQRIFQYVARLIKFRTTSEAFSVSDTHFIHCDFNEGKRVVVWQRGNQADKLVVVVANFSDYGTPPGSEYKVPNWPGIPAGKQWKEISQDRMVPNEWAGREGIFPWEAKVYAMV from the coding sequence ATGTCTCTCAATATATTCATTCGGAAAACCACGCACTTTGTTTTGTGGCGTCCGGGATCGTTGGAACCGACACCGGCACTCTACATTGGCACTTTCAAAACATCCGAGTCACCGACTTTTGACAATTTTCGAGAAATTCCGCTGAAACAATCCGCGCAATTTTCCGATTTATGGGAAATGCCGGCACAAGAGTGTGATTTAAAAGACGGACAAGTTTATTACTACTGGTTTAAAGTTCGTGACACCGCCCCTTATAGCGAAGCCTATCAAGTCGTTTACTGCACCGATCCGATGGCTTGGACAGTGGATCGGCGGTTTCCCGCGCCGGTGCCGGCAGAGAACGGCGGAATTGCCAGTTTCGATGCTGCCAGTGTGGTGTTATTTAAAAATGGTCAGCTAGTCCCCTGTGATCCTCAAGGGCAAACTGTTAGCTGGGAAGGAGATGCAGATTTGCCGGCACTGCCAACGAATAACCGGCTCGTTATTTACGAATTACCGACTCGTTGGGCACGAATTGACTCAACTGCTGAAATTGTAGTTGGCAACGGCACATTTCGTGATGTCCTTTCTCTATTAGTCCCAGACAAAACCGCACCAACATTTCCCACCCTTAATGAAGTAAAAAACCGCGCTCATCTTGTCGAACTCGGTGTGAATGCGCTGGAATTGCTGCCGCCATCCGATAGCGACGATAAGCTGGAATGGGGTTATGGCACCGGCAACTATTTCGCCGCAGATTTCGATTTAGGATTGCCAGATCATCAGTCAGAACCCACCGCTTCAACCGATTTAGCCAATTTAATTAAAGTTTGTCATCAGCATGGCTTGCGCTTCTTTGTCGATGCGGTGATGGCTTTTTCGCGTAATAATCCTTACCACAATATTAGCTTTCTCGATTTCTACATCAAATGGGGTGCCGGTGATCCAGAACAAGGCAGTCGAGATGGATTTGGAGGAGATTTATTCAAATATAATTATTGGGTGGAAGGTTATCACCCAATAACTGGAGAAAAATCTTGGTTTGTGCCGGCTCGTGAATACATGAAAGCCTACGCCGCCCACTGGCTGCAATATTACCGCGTTGATGGTTTGCGCCTTGATAGCGTGAATAATGTTGGCAATTATGACTTTTTAGAGGAATTTAAAAACTTCTCTCGCTCGCTTTGGCGGGAACGCTGGGGAAATCAAAACGGAGCCGATGAGCGTTTCCTTGTTGTAGGTGAAGAGTTAAGTGTTCCGCTGTCTCTAGTTCGGCAAAATCGTCTAGATGGGTTGTGGAATGAAAAGTTCAAGCAAATTATCCGGCGGGTAATTTTAGGTCAAAATGCCTTTGATGAATCCAGCTTTGAGTGGAGTGTGCGTAAACTGATTGACTGCCGGCTTTTAGGATTTGCCAATGATTACGAGGCGGTTAATTATCTAACGTCTCACGATATTGGCGGCATGGGAAATGAGCGCTTCTTTAATTGGCTGAAAAATAATGGAATTGATCACACCGAACCGCGCATTAAGTTAGCATTTACCTGCTTATTAACGGCTGTGGGAGTTCCGATGATTTTTGCTGGCGATGAATTTGCAGATGAGCAAGATTTGGATCTCAGTAACGAACATGGAAATCACAAACAAATTGATCCGGTTAACTACAGTCGTGTGAAAGAAGATTGGCGGCAGCGCATTTTTCAATATGTCGCCAGATTAATTAAATTTCGCACAACTTCTGAGGCTTTTTCAGTCAGTGATACCCACTTTATTCACTGTGACTTCAACGAAGGAAAGCGAGTTGTTGTCTGGCAGCGCGGCAATCAAGCTGATAAATTAGTGGTTGTGGTTGCCAATTTCTCTGATTACGGCACACCTCCAGGTTCAGAGTATAAAGTTCCGAATTGGCCGGGAATTCCTGCCGGCAAGCAGTGGAAGGAAATTTCCCAAGATCGGATGGTGCCAAATGAGTGGGCCGGTAGAGAAGGGATTTTTCCTTGGGAAGCGAAAGTTTACGCAATGGTTTAA
- a CDS encoding hydantoinase B/oxoprolinase family protein: MNTSPNLSNRWQFWIDRGGTFTDIVAKRPDGQLLVHKLLSENPERYSDAPVHGIREMMGMGADQPIPSDSIEVVKMGTTVATNALLERKGDRTVLLITKGFGDALRIGYQNRPDIFALNIILPEMLYERVIEVEERYSAQGEVLIALDEASAAAALQEAYDAGIRSCAIVLMHGYRYSTHEQRLAEIAQGIGFAQVSISHKVSPLMKLVSRGDTTVVDAYLSPILRRYVDRVAAELGNSVKLMFMQSNGGLTDAQQFQGKDSILSGPASGIVGAVQTSKIAGFGKIISFDMGGTSTDVAHYNGEYEREFETEIAGVRLRTPMMAIHTVAAGGGSILFFDGSRYRVGPESAGANPGPAAYGKNGPLTVTDCNVITGKIQPAFFPKVFGPNGDLPLDAEIVQQKFAQLAQEIEQATGDSRTPEEVAAGFLAIAVEKMASAIKKISLQRGYDVSEYTLCCFGGAGGQHACLIADALGMKQVFIHPYAGVLSAYGMGLADVRVIRERAVEAKLSSELVPALKQALAELEAEGKGELTTDAGSLKQMETLKVLQKVRLRYEGTDSALIVDFGETATMREQFEEAHRQRYGFVQPEKALIVEAVSVELVEKMESPAESVISRRTDAVLVPVATVQMYTAAEWEEVPVFQREDLQPGDEIAGPAIIIEATGTNIIEPAWQAQLTERNHLILNRRCTQINADEEIPANQRLSVIDKADPVMLEIFNNLFRAIAEQMGITLQNTSSSVNIKERLDFSCAIFDGKGELIANAPHIPVHLGSMSESVKALIAARAGTLKSGDVYVSNNPYNGGTHLPDITVLTPVFSPASASPLFYLASRGHHADIGGITPGSMPPSSTSVEQEGVLFDNFLLMSQGKFQEEQLLQQLVSGNYPARKPVQNIADLQAQVAANERGVKELDKMVEHYGLETVQAYMGFVQDNAEESVRRAIAVLKDGEFTYQMDNGGEIKVKISIDQSSRSAKIDFTGTSSQLNSNFNAPAAVCKAAVLYVFRTLVDDDIPLNAGCLKPLEIIIPEGCMLNPRYPAAVVAGNVETSQNITDALYCALGVMAASQGTMNNFTFGSERYQYYETICGGSGAGTNFAGTDAVQTHMTNSRLTDPEVLEWRFPVLLESFSIRPNSGGKGHFYGGNGVIRRLRFLEPMTAGILSSRRIIPPYGLDGGDAGALGKNYVNRNDGSVEELGSTAVVEMNAGDLFVIETPGGGGYGFPGEL; the protein is encoded by the coding sequence ATGAACACTTCCCCAAATCTCAGTAATCGCTGGCAATTTTGGATCGACCGAGGTGGCACGTTTACCGACATTGTTGCCAAACGCCCCGATGGGCAACTGCTGGTTCACAAGCTGTTATCAGAAAATCCTGAACGCTATAGCGATGCGCCAGTTCACGGAATTCGGGAGATGATGGGAATGGGTGCCGATCAACCGATTCCCTCAGATTCCATTGAAGTCGTCAAAATGGGCACAACTGTCGCGACAAATGCCCTGCTGGAACGGAAAGGCGATCGCACCGTATTACTGATTACCAAAGGCTTTGGGGACGCCCTTCGCATCGGCTACCAAAACCGGCCCGATATCTTTGCCCTGAACATTATCCTGCCAGAAATGCTCTATGAGCGCGTCATAGAGGTTGAAGAACGCTACAGCGCCCAAGGAGAGGTGTTAATTGCCTTAGACGAAGCCAGTGCAGCCGCCGCGTTGCAAGAAGCCTATGATGCCGGCATCCGTAGTTGTGCGATTGTGTTGATGCACGGCTATCGTTACTCGACTCATGAGCAGCGTCTTGCTGAAATCGCACAAGGAATAGGCTTTGCCCAAGTTTCAATATCTCACAAAGTTAGCCCATTAATGAAACTGGTAAGCCGAGGTGATACCACCGTCGTTGATGCCTATTTGTCCCCTATCCTGCGCCGGTATGTTGATCGAGTTGCTGCTGAATTAGGCAATTCTGTGAAGCTGATGTTTATGCAATCCAACGGCGGATTGACGGATGCCCAGCAATTTCAGGGCAAAGACAGTATTTTATCAGGGCCGGCAAGTGGCATTGTTGGGGCAGTGCAGACGAGCAAGATTGCCGGTTTTGGCAAAATCATCAGCTTTGACATGGGCGGCACTTCCACCGATGTCGCCCACTACAACGGTGAATACGAGCGAGAATTTGAAACTGAAATTGCCGGTGTGCGGCTGCGAACCCCAATGATGGCAATTCATACCGTGGCTGCCGGTGGCGGTTCGATTCTATTTTTTGACGGTTCCCGCTATCGCGTCGGGCCAGAATCGGCTGGGGCAAATCCGGGACCCGCTGCCTACGGGAAAAATGGGCCGCTGACAGTAACCGATTGCAATGTAATCACCGGCAAAATTCAGCCGGCATTTTTTCCCAAGGTATTTGGCCCAAATGGGGATTTACCGCTGGATGCAGAAATCGTGCAACAGAAGTTTGCCCAGTTGGCGCAAGAAATTGAGCAGGCGACGGGGGACAGCCGCACCCCAGAAGAAGTGGCGGCTGGGTTCCTGGCAATCGCTGTGGAAAAAATGGCAAGTGCGATTAAAAAAATCTCACTTCAGCGCGGCTATGATGTTTCTGAATATACTTTGTGTTGTTTTGGCGGTGCCGGTGGGCAACACGCTTGCTTAATTGCGGATGCACTGGGGATGAAACAGGTATTTATTCATCCTTATGCGGGGGTGCTTTCGGCTTATGGCATGGGTTTGGCTGATGTACGCGTGATTCGGGAACGGGCGGTTGAGGCGAAGTTAAGCAGTGAGTTGGTGCCGGCATTAAAACAAGCATTGGCAGAGTTAGAGGCCGAAGGAAAAGGGGAACTAACCACAGATGCAGGCAGCCTTAAGCAAATGGAGACGCTTAAGGTTTTGCAGAAGGTACGTCTGAGATATGAGGGGACAGATTCGGCGCTAATTGTCGATTTTGGCGAGACTGCGACGATGCGGGAGCAATTTGAGGAGGCACACCGGCAGCGTTATGGCTTTGTTCAACCGGAAAAAGCGTTAATTGTTGAGGCGGTTTCGGTTGAGTTGGTGGAAAAAATGGAGTCGCCGGCAGAGTCGGTGATTTCGCGGCGCACAGATGCAGTGCTGGTGCCGGTTGCTACAGTACAGATGTATACTGCCGCCGAGTGGGAGGAGGTGCCGGTTTTTCAGCGAGAAGATTTGCAGCCTGGGGATGAAATTGCAGGGCCGGCAATTATTATTGAAGCAACGGGGACGAATATTATTGAACCGGCTTGGCAAGCGCAATTAACTGAGCGCAATCATTTAATTTTGAATCGCAGATGCACGCAGATAAACGCAGATGAAGAAATTCCTGCTAATCAGCGGTTATCTGTAATTGATAAAGCAGATCCAGTAATGCTGGAAATTTTTAATAATCTGTTTCGGGCAATTGCTGAACAGATGGGAATTACGCTGCAAAATACGAGTTCCTCTGTCAATATTAAAGAACGACTCGATTTCTCCTGCGCGATTTTTGATGGCAAGGGTGAGCTAATTGCCAATGCCCCTCATATTCCGGTACATTTAGGCTCAATGAGTGAAAGTGTAAAAGCTTTAATTGCTGCACGTGCCGGCACGCTTAAGTCTGGGGATGTTTATGTGTCAAATAATCCCTATAACGGCGGCACTCACCTCCCAGATATTACCGTACTTACCCCCGTTTTCTCTCCCGCTTCCGCTTCCCCTCTGTTCTACCTCGCCTCACGGGGACACCATGCAGATATCGGCGGAATTACTCCGGGTTCAATGCCGCCAAGTAGCACGAGTGTGGAGCAAGAGGGTGTGTTATTTGATAACTTCCTTTTGATGAGTCAAGGAAAGTTTCAAGAAGAACAACTTTTACAGCAACTTGTTTCGGGAAATTACCCCGCACGAAAGCCGGTTCAAAATATTGCAGATTTGCAAGCACAAGTTGCCGCCAATGAGCGAGGTGTGAAAGAACTAGATAAAATGGTTGAGCATTACGGCTTGGAAACTGTACAAGCTTATATGGGTTTCGTACAGGATAACGCTGAGGAGTCAGTACGCCGTGCAATTGCAGTTTTAAAAGATGGGGAATTTACCTATCAGATGGATAATGGCGGTGAAATTAAGGTCAAAATTTCCATCGATCAATCCAGTCGCAGCGCCAAGATAGATTTCACCGGCACCTCTTCTCAACTTAACAGTAATTTTAATGCGCCGGCAGCCGTGTGCAAAGCAGCAGTTTTATATGTTTTTCGCACATTAGTCGATGATGATATTCCCTTAAATGCCGGTTGTCTTAAACCTTTGGAAATTATTATTCCTGAAGGGTGTATGCTGAATCCGCGTTATCCGGCTGCTGTGGTTGCCGGCAATGTGGAGACTTCTCAAAATATTACCGATGCTTTGTATTGTGCGCTGGGAGTGATGGCAGCCTCTCAGGGAACAATGAATAATTTTACCTTTGGCAGCGAACGTTATCAATATTATGAAACTATTTGCGGCGGATCGGGAGCGGGGACTAATTTTGCCGGCACCGATGCAGTGCAAACCCACATGACAAATTCTCGCCTCACTGATCCAGAGGTTCTAGAATGGCGGTTTCCTGTACTTTTAGAAAGTTTTTCTATTCGCCCCAATAGTGGTGGCAAAGGGCATTTTTACGGCGGAAATGGCGTCATTCGTCGCCTTCGTTTTCTGGAACCGATGACGGCTGGAATTTTATCAAGTCGTCGAATCATTCCGCCTTATGGTTTAGATGGTGGGGATGCCGGTGCTTTAGGAAAAAATTACGTGAATCGTAATGATGGAAGTGTAGAAGAATTAGGCAGTACGGCGGTCGTTGAAATGAATGCCGGGGATTTATTTGTGATAGAAACTCCGGGAGGCGGAGGTTATGGCTTCCCTGGAGAATTGTAA
- a CDS encoding ribulose bisphosphate carboxylase small subunit, with protein sequence MTYYISPRFLDKVAVHITKNFLDLPKVRVPLILGIHGRKGEGKTFQCEQIFQRMGIEVIHMSAGELESPDAGDPSRLVRLRYREAAELIKVRGKMCVLMINDLDAGAGRFDSTTQYTVNTQMVNGTLMNIADNPTNVQLPGSYDSTPLHRVPILVTGNDFSTLYEPLIRDGRMEKFYWEPDRDDRVGIVSGIFEQDELSRKDVEKLVDTFPNQAIDFYGALRARLYDEQIREFIYKTGIERISSRVANSSEGKPQFPKPDFSLSRLIEFGNLMSQEQQRVLKTGLAKEYNQVLRSNNQPGNQPANQSGNQPSSYQPANQSGNQPSSYQSANQSRNQPTNQSSSYQPTNQLSSTEREAQKAVDRNEIANDPTHVAAYQQVTHAGNGHNSQLSTEVMEQLQQIVRGGYRLGIEYVDQRRFRTNSWISCASIPANQESEAISALEACLHEHSGDYVRLIGIEPNSKRRVVESIIHRPKS encoded by the coding sequence ATGACGTATTACATTTCTCCCCGTTTTTTAGATAAAGTTGCGGTTCACATCACCAAAAACTTCTTAGACCTTCCGAAAGTACGAGTTCCACTGATTCTCGGCATTCATGGACGCAAGGGAGAGGGCAAAACCTTTCAATGCGAACAAATTTTCCAAAGGATGGGCATTGAAGTCATTCATATGTCTGCCGGCGAGTTGGAAAGTCCAGATGCGGGAGATCCATCACGTTTGGTTCGCCTGCGCTATCGGGAAGCAGCAGAGTTAATTAAAGTGCGCGGCAAGATGTGCGTATTAATGATTAACGATTTGGATGCCGGTGCGGGGCGGTTTGACTCAACCACTCAATACACGGTGAACACACAGATGGTGAACGGCACCCTGATGAACATTGCCGATAACCCCACCAATGTGCAACTCCCTGGCAGTTATGATTCCACGCCTCTACACCGTGTCCCCATTCTTGTCACCGGCAACGACTTTTCCACCCTATATGAGCCGCTGATTCGGGATGGACGGATGGAAAAATTCTACTGGGAACCAGACAGAGATGACCGAGTTGGTATCGTTTCCGGTATTTTTGAGCAAGATGAACTTTCTCGCAAAGACGTTGAAAAACTTGTTGATACATTTCCCAATCAAGCGATTGATTTCTACGGTGCGTTGCGGGCGCGGCTTTATGATGAGCAAATCCGAGAATTTATTTACAAAACAGGAATTGAGCGGATTTCCTCGCGTGTAGCAAATAGCTCTGAAGGCAAGCCACAATTTCCTAAACCAGATTTCAGTTTGTCTCGCTTAATCGAATTTGGTAATTTGATGAGCCAGGAACAGCAACGGGTGCTGAAAACAGGGCTGGCAAAAGAATATAATCAAGTCTTGCGCTCAAATAATCAGCCGGGTAATCAACCGGCAAATCAATCGGGAAATCAACCTTCATCTTATCAGCCGGCAAATCAATCGGGAAATCAACCCTCATCTTATCAATCGGCAAATCAATCGAGAAATCAACCGACAAATCAATCCTCATCTTATCAACCGACTAATCAACTATCATCAACCGAGAGGGAAGCCCAAAAGGCGGTTGATCGCAATGAGATAGCAAATGATCCAACTCATGTTGCAGCTTACCAGCAGGTGACCCACGCCGGCAACGGTCATAATTCGCAACTCAGTACAGAAGTGATGGAACAGCTGCAACAAATTGTGCGGGGTGGCTATCGCCTTGGCATTGAGTATGTGGATCAGCGCCGGTTCCGGACGAATTCTTGGATAAGTTGTGCTTCAATTCCAGCTAATCAAGAGTCTGAAGCGATCTCAGCATTGGAAGCGTGTCTGCATGAACACAGTGGGGATTATGTACGTCTAATTGGGATTGAACCGAATAGCAAGCGCCGCGTTGTTGAGTCAATTATTCACCGCCCAAAAAGCTAG
- a CDS encoding Z1 domain-containing protein: protein MDTVHQHARMYGYREKLKDVTHLFLPKHILEAFRTI, encoded by the coding sequence ATGGATACCGTGCATCAGCACGCACGGATGTATGGTTATCGTGAGAAATTAAAAGATGTTACCCATCTATTCTTGCCCAAGCACATATTAGAAGCTTTCCGCACTATCTGA
- a CDS encoding type II toxin-antitoxin system PemK/MazF family toxin: MTKGKIFLALFPYDDLSANKLRPTACLTNPLGSRQHIILAYITSPIPSNLVETDIVLDTTHPDFAASGLRVPSTIRLHQLVTVSTAVIHRELGELSLDIQAQIAEKLYKLLNEK; the protein is encoded by the coding sequence ATGACGAAGGGTAAGATTTTCCTTGCGCTTTTTCCCTATGACGATCTATCAGCTAATAAGCTGCGTCCAACTGCTTGCTTAACGAACCCTTTAGGCTCACGCCAGCACATCATTTTGGCTTATATTACCAGTCCTATCCCCTCTAATTTGGTGGAAACAGACATCGTATTAGATACCACGCATCCAGATTTCGCAGCTTCAGGATTGCGAGTTCCATCCACCATTAGATTACACCAATTGGTGACGGTTTCTACCGCAGTCATCCATCGAGAATTGGGGGAATTGTCGTTAGACATACAAGCTCAGATTGCTGAAAAGCTTTACAAATTACTGAACGAAAAATAA
- a CDS encoding peptidoglycan-binding domain-containing protein: MQTTDNQTIQAQAAAAQLNKPQLLFGSKGEAVKEMQKLLIHWGYCINADGHFGHKTLEAVKAYQRRVFLKADGIVGNITWQALYTGAPINMPVLRKGSKGQAVMTLQQALKDAGNYKSTIDGDFGPGTDGGLRAFQKNANLAVDGITGSSTWYALSRIYAPYHC, translated from the coding sequence ATGCAAACCACAGATAACCAAACCATCCAAGCTCAAGCTGCTGCCGCTCAATTGAATAAACCCCAACTGCTCTTTGGATCTAAGGGAGAAGCGGTTAAGGAAATGCAAAAACTCCTGATTCATTGGGGTTACTGCATCAATGCTGATGGCCACTTCGGACATAAAACTTTAGAAGCCGTTAAAGCCTATCAGCGCCGTGTTTTCCTTAAAGCTGATGGAATTGTGGGAAATATCACTTGGCAAGCACTCTACACCGGCGCACCCATTAATATGCCGGTGTTGCGTAAAGGCAGTAAAGGTCAGGCTGTAATGACTTTACAACAAGCCCTCAAAGATGCCGGTAATTATAAATCCACCATTGACGGTGATTTTGGCCCTGGGACTGATGGAGGGCTTCGAGCATTCCAAAAAAATGCCAATTTAGCCGTTGATGGCATCACCGGCAGCTCAACTTGGTATGCCTTGAGCCGAATTTACGCGCCCTATCACTGCTAA
- a CDS encoding YciI family protein has protein sequence MPWFVKIEEGIVDKSTFDQYVPAHKAYVQDLIEKGHKARTGYWARRGGGMLLFEAASKEEAHALVAQDPLVKNGCVKYDIYEWCVVVE, from the coding sequence ATGCCTTGGTTTGTCAAGATTGAGGAAGGAATTGTCGATAAATCTACGTTTGACCAGTATGTGCCAGCACACAAAGCTTATGTCCAAGACTTGATTGAGAAAGGACATAAGGCGCGAACCGGCTACTGGGCGCGACGTGGCGGCGGAATGCTGCTGTTTGAGGCAGCATCCAAGGAAGAAGCCCACGCGCTGGTTGCCCAAGATCCCTTAGTGAAAAATGGCTGTGTTAAATATGACATTTACGAGTGGTGCGTGGTCGTAGAGTGA
- a CDS encoding phasin family protein, whose protein sequence is MAGLGDIVQKAFYLGVGLASYAGERAGSTLSQLRTQAQKLADEMVERGEMTAEEARKFVDDMVIKAQQQPPAGTATKEGPAEPRRIEILDEEEPSTPETKKADHLRDQVQALQEELRRLQRE, encoded by the coding sequence ATGGCTGGTTTAGGAGATATTGTTCAAAAGGCTTTTTACCTCGGCGTTGGGCTGGCTTCTTATGCCGGCGAGAGGGCCGGCAGCACGTTGAGCCAGCTGCGAACCCAAGCTCAAAAGCTTGCAGATGAAATGGTTGAGCGGGGCGAGATGACAGCAGAAGAAGCCCGCAAGTTTGTTGATGATATGGTGATTAAGGCGCAACAGCAGCCGCCGGCAGGAACAGCCACGAAAGAAGGGCCGGCTGAGCCAAGACGGATCGAGATCCTCGATGAAGAGGAACCATCAACACCGGAAACGAAAAAGGCAGATCACCTGCGTGATCAGGTACAAGCGTTGCAGGAAGAGTTGCGCCGGCTACAGCGCGAGTAG
- a CDS encoding 2'-5' RNA ligase family protein: protein MDKSKSRYFIALLPPKDIRTHVNGIKQYFADHYDSRAAFKSPPHITLQPPFEWLTEEVPVLEGCLTKFASERPSIPITLSGFAAFVPRVIYVNVIKTPALLTLQAGLMTHLETTLGITDPKSKQRPYAPHMTVAFRDLSRQNFKAAWPEFQDRELHFEFTAGNLTLLIHDGKQWNINTEFPFQLAS from the coding sequence ATGGACAAATCTAAAAGTCGCTACTTCATTGCGCTCCTGCCACCCAAGGACATTAGAACCCATGTCAACGGTATCAAGCAATACTTTGCCGATCACTACGACAGCCGCGCTGCTTTTAAATCTCCTCCCCATATCACGCTGCAACCACCCTTTGAATGGCTGACTGAGGAGGTGCCGGTGTTGGAGGGGTGTTTGACTAAATTTGCCAGTGAACGCCCTTCTATTCCTATTACTCTCTCTGGCTTTGCTGCCTTTGTCCCCCGCGTCATCTACGTCAATGTTATAAAAACGCCGGCTTTGCTCACCTTGCAAGCCGGCTTAATGACGCATTTGGAAACTACCCTAGGCATTACCGATCCCAAATCAAAACAGCGTCCTTATGCGCCACACATGACGGTTGCTTTTAGAGACTTGAGCCGGCAAAATTTCAAAGCTGCTTGGCCAGAATTTCAGGATCGAGAACTGCATTTTGAGTTTACAGCCGGCAACCTGACATTGCTAATTCATGATGGCAAGCAGTGGAATATTAATACTGAGTTTCCATTTCAACTGGCTTCTTAG
- a CDS encoding rubrerythrin family protein, whose translation MSPDSSNEMDLSNSNTFKNLEAAFAGESMANRKYLFFAEVARQLGFGEISKLFKETAAQETEHAFAHFSLLHPELAVKDAAGLSDAQKHEIMSRCLSLAVEGETYEYKTMYPDFAADAERDRDSGAADEFKAQAAESAEHAQMFRQAAQRFGLLKHIEQFHAERYTEALQELEGEKPAPRVVSDNPATSRWICKKCSMIYDPAVGDPDSGIAAGTPFEEIPEDWVCPICGATKKMFTLMEEKAAA comes from the coding sequence ATGAGTCCAGACTCATCCAACGAAATGGATCTGTCAAATTCTAATACCTTTAAAAACTTAGAAGCTGCCTTCGCCGGCGAATCAATGGCGAATCGGAAGTATCTATTTTTTGCAGAAGTCGCCCGTCAATTAGGGTTTGGGGAGATATCCAAGTTATTCAAAGAAACAGCAGCGCAAGAAACAGAACACGCGTTTGCCCACTTTTCTTTGTTGCATCCAGAACTCGCTGTAAAAGATGCAGCCGGTTTATCTGACGCCCAAAAGCACGAAATTATGTCTCGCTGTCTTTCCCTAGCAGTTGAGGGCGAGACGTATGAATACAAGACAATGTATCCGGATTTTGCAGCAGATGCTGAGCGAGATCGCGACAGTGGCGCGGCAGATGAATTTAAAGCTCAAGCAGCGGAATCTGCAGAGCACGCACAGATGTTTCGGCAAGCAGCTCAACGTTTTGGATTGCTCAAACACATAGAGCAATTCCATGCAGAGCGTTATACAGAAGCGCTACAAGAATTAGAGGGAGAAAAGCCGGCACCGAGAGTTGTCAGCGATAACCCAGCTACCAGTCGCTGGATCTGCAAAAAGTGCAGCATGATTTACGATCCGGCTGTTGGCGATCCAGATTCAGGAATTGCTGCCGGCACACCTTTTGAAGAGATTCCAGAAGATTGGGTTTGCCCGATTTGCGGTGCTACTAAAAAGATGTTTACACTCATGGAAGAGAAGGCAGCAGCATAA